Part of the Pirellulales bacterium genome is shown below.
GTGGCCTCCGTGCACGGCGTGCAAGACACTTACAAATTATGGAGCGTGATTTTGCCTCCCGTGCCTCCGCTGCTGGTGGCCTTTTTCGTGTATTTTTATCGCCGCACGAAGGAGCGCGAAGGAGTGGCCAAAGCGCGGCTCCGATAACGAGCAGTTAGCCGTTAGCAACTGGCGGCATTCATTCGCAAAAATTGAATCGGACATGAACCGTGATGCGTGAAACCTTTCGATGAAACCAAACCATATTTCCATCTGGCTAATCGCTAGCCGCTAATTGCTAATTGCTACGAAAACTATGAACGAAACCAGCAAAACCATCTCGTTTGTCATGACCGCAGTTGCCGTGCTGTTCTTGGCTTGGGTGATTCGGCCTGTCCCGCCGCCGGTGCAAACCGACGCGTTGGTCGGCAAGTCGTTATTTCCCGCGCTGGACGATCCGCTCAAGGCCAAGCGCATGCGAATTGTCACCTTCGACGAGGGAACCAGCCAGGTTCGAGATTTCGAAGTGGCGCAAGTGAACGGCGCCTGGTCGTTGCCGTCGCACAAAAACTATCCGGCCGATGCCAAAGACCAAATGGCTTCCGCCGCGGCGTCGCTGGTCGATCTGAAAGTGTTGGCCGCCGTCAGCAACGATGCCCGCGATCATGCACTGTACGGCGTGGTCGAGCCAAAATCTTCCGAAGATCAGTTCGGACAAAAAGGAGTGGGCAAGCTGGTCACCATTGAAGATGAAAACAGCAAGCCACTGGCGCGGATCATCATCGGCAAGGAAGATAAGCCCACGCACAGCGACGAGTTCGCCGGCTCGCAAACGCAATTGCGGTTTGTCCGCATTCCGGGCCAGGACCAGGTGTATCGGGTGCAAATGAATGCCGATAAATTCAGCACCAATTTTGCCGATTGGATCGAAACCGACCTGCTCAAGCTTAGTCCCTGGGATGTAACGGATATCAAGCTCCACGATTACTCCGTGGCCGACAAGCTGACTCCCACGGGCGAAGTGACGCCGGTGATGATGCCGCGGGCCGACATCGATTTGTCGTTCGACGATAAATCGAACAAGTGGAATCTTAAGCAACTGGAAGAATACAAAGACAGCAAGCCCAAGGAAGTGAAGCTGACCGACGCGGAGGAATTGAACACGACCAAATTGAACGATTTAAAAACCGCGCTCAGCAATTTGAAAATTATCGACGTGGCCCGCAAACCGCCGCAACTGAGCGCCGACTTAAAGACGGAAAAGGGAGCGATACGCGACGAAGGGATGGAAGATTTAATGCGCCGCGGCTTTCTGCCGGCGATGGTGCACAATCAATTCCAGCTTGTCTCGAATGACGGCGAGGCCATTGTTTCGATGAAGGACGGCGTGCAATACGTGCTGCGGTTTGGCGAGGTGGCGGGAATCGATTCCGGCGCCGAGGCCGACAAAAAGAAAACCGCCGATGCCAAGTCGGACGGCAAAAAAGACGAGAAAGGCAAAAAGAGCGAAACCGCTGGCGAGAAGTCGGAGGCGTCAATTGCCGACGAGGCCGACAAAAGCGGAGGGGAGAAATCGAGCAAGACAGGCGGCCTGAGTCGGTACATCATGGTGATGGCCCAGTTCAATCCCGATTTAATTCCTAAGCCCGTATTGCAACCGTTGCCGGAAATCAAAAAAGCGCCCGAGAAAGCAACCACCGGCAAAACCGCCGAGCCGACAAAAACCGAAGGGGCAAAAGCTGCATCGGCCGACAAAAAAGGAGACGGCAAATCGGACGCCAAAAGCGAGGACAAGAAAGACGACAAGAAAGACGCCAAGAAGGATGATTCCAAATCGGGCGCGGCAGCCAAAGATGAAAACGA
Proteins encoded:
- a CDS encoding DUF4340 domain-containing protein, whose product is MNETSKTISFVMTAVAVLFLAWVIRPVPPPVQTDALVGKSLFPALDDPLKAKRMRIVTFDEGTSQVRDFEVAQVNGAWSLPSHKNYPADAKDQMASAAASLVDLKVLAAVSNDARDHALYGVVEPKSSEDQFGQKGVGKLVTIEDENSKPLARIIIGKEDKPTHSDEFAGSQTQLRFVRIPGQDQVYRVQMNADKFSTNFADWIETDLLKLSPWDVTDIKLHDYSVADKLTPTGEVTPVMMPRADIDLSFDDKSNKWNLKQLEEYKDSKPKEVKLTDAEELNTTKLNDLKTALSNLKIIDVARKPPQLSADLKTEKGAIRDEGMEDLMRRGFLPAMVHNQFQLVSNDGEAIVSMKDGVQYVLRFGEVAGIDSGAEADKKKTADAKSDGKKDEKGKKSETAGEKSEASIADEADKSGGEKSSKTGGLSRYIMVMAQFNPDLIPKPVLQPLPEIKKAPEKATTGKTAEPTKTEGAKAASADKKGDGKSDAKSEDKKDDKKDAKKDDSKSGAAAKDEN